The nucleotide window AGTAGTTTGGTATtaattgagaaaataaacattACAATTTCTGGCACAAGAGGATCATCAGGGTTGGGTTCAGACATCAGAAGCTGGATTGAAGTAAGTACTGTAGAAATATTTAATGCAGGCTTCCACGCTCCctgtaaagtaaaaaaaactgATGTAGATAATAGGATCAGCTATTAATTCCAGTGATTTGAGAATAACATTAAGGTCCAATCTGGAGTTGACTCAATCTAGATAGGAAACAGAATACTATCTCTGATTTGCACAAATGTGATTCCACCCTGGGGGGTCTCCAGAAAACAAGCTGCAAATTACTTACCCCCCTCCACCTTTtaaataggccactttcaaacataccataatactctttgttggtcttccaaaattttgcataagtattgcttttattttgtcttgggaccatagtaagtcccaggagaaaatgtaaacaatgtttatggagggacaaacaaaagAGTATTATCCCCTTAACTGCGGAATGagcactcagggcacttatagattttactctgtctaacgccagacgattttacccgtcaatggggaacaccttggcagggaaagagttatggtatttttgaaagtggcctatggCCTTGACAAACCAAACAACTGCTCTATCTTTTAAGTCAGTATTACAGATCAAATAGAACAATAAAAACCAATGATATACACTTCATTGACTTCAGGGTATTGGAGGGAAGATTCAGAGAGCAAAGTCCTGTTAAGAGTGCAATAGACTGGAAACATTCTCACATTTTTGCAGAAGATGAGAGAGAGGGGCAAAATATTCCCATCACAGAGACTCAATGGGACACACAATGCGACGGAACCTATGAAAAGTAATACAACCCTTAAAATGCATGTCCTCAAACTCTCACATGACACCCATATTTTGCCCCATTGCTTATTTTCACTGGAATTAGACATAACATGCGGTTTAGGAGTCCATGGGCTGAGTCAACCTGAAAAGAATGCACCCATTTTCAAATCAACTCCTGGTGATTGTGTAAAGCTCACGGCAGATTTTCTAAAACGTTTCCAGACTCGAAGTATGGTATTCACAGGTTTTGGCCAAAGTTAGGGGGACTAATTTCAAATGATTGATTCACATTTGTGTTACCTTTGGTGGCATTTGAAGAGTATCGAGACAGATTCGTCCATTTCCATCAATATTGGGGTGATAGATTTTGGTCACAAAGCGTACTTTCGGAGGATAGAATGGATATCTGCAGATAGAAAGCTATAattctcaaaaaatattttctcttatACTGTTCTAAACCATGTTTATTTACATATAAAAATTAAAGCTTTATTGATGATTCAAAAGCTGACGATTTGAACGTTAGCCTTTCGCCAAAGAATTTTCGACAGTGGTTTCCTTTCCCTTCCTCCCTGTGggagcaccacagtttctttttttaGCAAACAACAGCTTGTTCTAAAATTACAACAGCCTACCTCTCAGGGACATTAATTTCAAGTCTAAACGAACCACCATTGTAAGGTGTTCCATCAGAACCTTGAATTtctgaaagaagaaaatcatcgctcctttgaaaaaacaataaatttctTGACACAATGTAGAATTGAAGAATGCAAGACAAATTATTTATCTATATTTCAACATACCCGCTTCGAGCTTGTCAATTTGATCATTTACCATCCAACAAGAAATTCCAGGTGGAGGCTCCTTGGCAAGAATGTTAAGTTCTCGTTCCATACGAGTAGATCTTTGCATTTCTTCTAGGCTGTGGGAGGAAAATCAAGTAATTATTGCATTGCTTTCAAATATGCCGCCACTAGCGAAGCAGGGAAAATGAACTTATCCAATCATAAGCTGGAAATCTAGTCATATGACTAGATCCCAGATTGACATCTGTTGAGCCGAAAAACAAAAAGTATGTTCACGGGAGTGTAAGTTAAAAGATCACTCAAGCACAGAACTTCTAGCACTAACTACGTAATGCCGAAAGCGACGAGGTGACAAGGACGGAAACGTTATAAAGAATTGCtgagaatattattttttcgaaaTCGGGATGCCTAAGGCCACAACTCTTCGACAGCGCGAGAAGAAGAGAAATGCTTCAAACACGTCACGCCATCACAGCAGCAAGGAAGTTACCTCGTCAAGTGGGAACAAAATCAATGGAAAGTTTACTTTTCCTAATCTCTGGAAATATTCTACGTATTCTCTTTTAATGATTATATCCAGTGgacttttgttttcctttaaagAAAACATCAGCTCATTTTTACATGTACAACTTGAAGGTTATTCAGGTGTACGACATTCCAATATTCCAAAAAATGTTTCCTTCCCCTGTCGTCTGAGTGATGAATTTTCCATTGATCGTCGTTCAAATTTGAGCCTCGAGGAGTTCATCCATTGTTACGACGCGAAAAGGTAGGTTTTATAACTTTCCCAGTCGTAATTGTTGTCACAGCTGGAATGCTGAAGTACAATCTGTTGTGACAGTTGAGGAAATAGAGGAGAGGTGGGGGTGACTGAACGCGTATGAAAGGGGAGGGGAAAGTATTGAGGTGTACATTTTGGATCTCCATGATTGGTTTTAAAATTTAGAACATTCTTAATTTTCCGTTCAATG belongs to Acropora muricata isolate sample 2 chromosome 9, ASM3666990v1, whole genome shotgun sequence and includes:
- the LOC136927754 gene encoding ubiquitin-conjugating enzyme E2 T-like isoform X1, with translation MQRSTRMERELNILAKEPPPGISCWMVNDQIDKLEAEIQGSDGTPYNGGSFRLEINVPERYPFYPPKVRFVTKIYHPNIDGNGRICLDTLQMPPKGAWKPALNISTVLTSIQLLMSEPNPDDPLVPEISEEFKYNKPQFVQKAKEWTQQYAAGNKIGTSAAKESLIVSRQEDSESSDSGDSSSDEENEAHPSHAVKRVSTASPLCPRDCKVLKQSNT
- the LOC136927754 gene encoding ubiquitin-conjugating enzyme E2 T-like isoform X2 — its product is MQRSTRMERELNILAKEPPPGISCWMVNDQIDKLEAEIQGSDGTPYNGGSFRLEINVPERYPFYPPKVRFVTKIYHPNIDGNGRICLDTLQMPPKGAWKPALNISTVLTSIQLLMSEPNPDDPLVPEISEEFKYNKPQFVQKAKEWTQQYAAGNKIGTSAAKKRGKTVDYG